In a single window of the Coleofasciculus sp. FACHB-T130 genome:
- a CDS encoding FIST N-terminal domain-containing protein gives MAKQIKWTNALSTRPSLEAAVAEVVERTTLALQAPADLGLVFISSAYASEYSRLMPLLQEQLNIKALIGCGGGGIIGMNSQDEVEEVEQEPALSLSLAHLPGVNVRAFEISSDALPDLDSSPDNWVDLIGVSPADEPQFILLADPFSSKINDLLQGLDFAYPGSVKVGGLASTGSLGNNTGLFCNYQLYREGTVGVALSGNIVLETIVAQGCRPIGKPYRITKGERNILLELTPQEDSADVNDCAGKSGTPLEILQDLIENLSEADRQLAQHSLFVGLVRDEFKLNLEPGDFLIRNLLGVDPRVGAIAIGDRVRPGQRIQFHLRDALTSAEDLELLLQRYQKQAPNDSPSAGALMFSCLGRGEGLYGQPNFDSELFRRYLKDIPLAGFFCNGEIGPVGGSTFLHGYTSVFGICRQK, from the coding sequence ATGGCTAAGCAGATCAAGTGGACGAACGCCTTATCAACCCGTCCGTCTTTAGAAGCGGCAGTGGCAGAAGTGGTTGAACGTACGACTCTGGCGTTGCAGGCACCGGCTGACTTGGGGCTGGTGTTCATCTCGTCTGCCTATGCGAGTGAATATTCACGGCTGATGCCATTGTTACAAGAACAACTTAATATCAAAGCGCTGATTGGCTGTGGTGGCGGCGGCATTATTGGCATGAATTCGCAGGACGAAGTGGAAGAAGTCGAACAAGAACCCGCATTAAGCCTTAGCTTGGCTCATCTTCCTGGAGTCAATGTTCGCGCATTTGAGATTTCTAGTGATGCTCTGCCTGACCTGGATAGCTCACCGGATAATTGGGTTGACCTGATTGGCGTATCACCCGCTGATGAACCCCAGTTCATCTTGTTAGCCGATCCTTTCTCTTCCAAGATTAATGACTTACTTCAAGGACTGGATTTTGCTTATCCAGGCTCGGTGAAAGTGGGGGGACTGGCTAGCACTGGCAGTTTGGGTAACAACACGGGTTTATTTTGTAACTACCAGCTCTACCGCGAAGGAACGGTTGGCGTCGCTTTAAGTGGCAATATTGTACTGGAAACAATTGTGGCACAGGGCTGTCGCCCGATTGGGAAGCCTTATCGAATCACGAAAGGAGAACGAAATATTCTTTTGGAACTGACTCCCCAAGAGGATAGTGCGGATGTGAATGACTGTGCTGGAAAATCTGGGACGCCTCTGGAAATCTTACAGGATTTAATCGAGAATTTGAGCGAGGCAGACCGACAGTTAGCACAGCATTCGCTGTTTGTAGGCTTGGTGAGGGATGAATTTAAGTTAAACCTGGAGCCGGGAGATTTTTTGATCCGCAACTTACTGGGCGTAGATCCTAGAGTGGGGGCGATCGCAATTGGCGATCGCGTCCGCCCCGGTCAGCGCATCCAATTCCACCTCCGAGACGCCCTAACCTCCGCAGAAGACTTAGAACTCCTCCTCCAGCGCTATCAAAAACAGGCACCTAACGATTCTCCATCTGCCGGTGCTTTGATGTTCTCCTGCCTGGGGCGAGGAGAAGGGCTTTATGGGCAGCCTAACTTTGACTCCGAGCTATTTCGTCGCTATCTAAAAGACATCCCCCTGGCGGGTTTCTTCTGTAATGGTGAAATTGGCCCTGTAGGAGGAAGTACCTTCCTGCATGGATACACTTCAGTCTTTGGTATTTGTCGCCAAAAATAA
- a CDS encoding acyltransferase, with protein sequence MDIQNYRYPSQWNRKKESLFITFFGWFPLSIGLKLRNFFYRSILGRIGTSVLIQPGVEFIRACCIEIGDKVKIFRGTLLESGDQNSRIYLEEEVSLGRNIYLYAGGQNSKICLKKRVRLDRGVDIKVMPGGCIEIGNNTYVGPYTCLSGSQIKVGRDCLISSHTTIYASNHNFADATSPIVSQGDTCKGIVIEDDCWLGSKVTVVDGVTIGKGSVIGAGAVVTKDIPPYSVAVGVPAKVVSKRNGTAENLVKVGGLKLTDSSNI encoded by the coding sequence ATGGACATTCAAAATTACCGCTATCCTTCCCAATGGAACCGTAAAAAAGAATCTTTATTCATTACATTTTTTGGGTGGTTCCCCTTATCAATCGGTTTAAAACTGCGAAACTTTTTTTACCGGAGTATTTTAGGACGCATAGGTACGTCTGTTTTGATTCAACCAGGTGTTGAGTTTATTCGCGCTTGTTGTATTGAAATTGGAGATAAAGTTAAAATTTTTCGGGGAACTCTCTTAGAAAGCGGCGACCAGAATAGTCGAATTTATCTTGAAGAGGAGGTGTCCCTAGGCAGAAATATTTATTTATATGCTGGTGGTCAAAACAGTAAAATTTGTCTGAAAAAGCGGGTTAGGCTCGACCGTGGCGTTGATATCAAAGTTATGCCTGGAGGTTGCATTGAAATTGGAAACAATACGTATGTTGGTCCATACACTTGTTTATCTGGCAGTCAAATCAAAGTTGGCAGAGACTGTTTAATTTCTTCGCATACCACCATTTATGCTAGCAATCATAACTTTGCCGATGCCACAAGTCCGATTGTCAGCCAAGGTGATACCTGCAAGGGAATTGTGATTGAAGATGATTGTTGGCTGGGAAGCAAAGTAACCGTCGTGGATGGAGTCACGATTGGTAAGGGTAGTGTCATCGGTGCAGGCGCAGTCGTAACTAAAGATATTCCTCCTTATTCGGTTGCTGTAGGTGTACCGGCTAAGGTTGTTTCCAAACGCAATGGTACGGCTGAGAATTTAGTAAAAGTTGGGGGTCTTAAACTTACCGATTCCAGCAACATTTAA
- the glmM gene encoding phosphoglucosamine mutase: protein MVSSPSRPQLSSPVTEVEQPGIRIGNNPASSFLALPTTPLFGTDGIRGKAGELLSASLALQVGFWAGQVLRASATTSGPVILGQDSRNSSDMLAMALAAGLTSAGLEVWNLGLCPTPCVAHLTSASQAVGGVMISASHNPPEDNGIKFFGSDGTKLPPALQQDIEAALRGRANFATLNGSWGQHYHRPELVTNYLDLLKRSLAPGIGLKGLRVVLDLAWGAAVHLAPAVFQEMGAEVICLHDRPDGDRINVNCGSTHLGSLQSAVKQYGADLGFAFDGDADRVMAVDAQGRVVDGDYILYFWGNTLRQAGQLPGDLIVATVMANLGFERAWKQLGGSFVRTAVGDQYVQAEMLRTGGKLGGEQSGHILCHHYSLTGDGLLTALHIAALVHSTGQSLSELIDGSFQTYPQLLRNVRVEDREKRRRWQECDAVTNAIAQAEAAMGDQGRILVRASGTEPVIRVMVEAASADLTNHWTEQLVLAVEQHLA from the coding sequence ATGGTTTCATCCCCAAGCCGTCCTCAGCTCTCTAGTCCTGTGACTGAGGTAGAGCAACCAGGCATCCGGATTGGTAATAATCCTGCTTCCAGTTTCCTCGCGTTGCCAACGACTCCCCTGTTTGGCACCGATGGCATTCGCGGAAAAGCTGGAGAATTGTTGAGTGCATCCCTAGCCTTGCAAGTGGGCTTTTGGGCAGGTCAAGTGCTGCGGGCATCGGCAACCACCTCAGGGCCGGTGATTTTAGGGCAGGATTCTAGAAACTCTAGCGATATGCTGGCAATGGCGCTTGCCGCTGGTTTAACGTCAGCGGGACTGGAAGTGTGGAATCTAGGGCTATGCCCGACTCCCTGCGTGGCTCATCTCACCAGCGCCTCCCAAGCCGTAGGCGGGGTGATGATCTCTGCTAGCCACAATCCGCCAGAAGATAACGGAATCAAGTTTTTTGGATCGGATGGTACAAAGCTACCCCCCGCATTGCAGCAGGACATTGAAGCGGCTTTAAGAGGAAGGGCGAATTTCGCCACGTTGAATGGTAGCTGGGGACAGCATTATCATCGACCGGAGTTAGTGACAAATTATCTGGACTTGCTGAAGCGATCGCTCGCACCAGGGATCGGGCTAAAAGGGTTGCGAGTCGTGCTGGATCTGGCTTGGGGCGCAGCGGTTCATCTAGCACCAGCGGTGTTTCAAGAGATGGGGGCAGAAGTCATCTGCTTGCACGATCGTCCCGACGGCGATCGCATCAATGTAAATTGCGGTTCGACTCACCTCGGCTCCCTCCAGTCAGCCGTCAAGCAGTATGGTGCTGACTTAGGCTTTGCTTTTGATGGAGATGCCGACCGAGTCATGGCAGTCGATGCCCAAGGTCGCGTCGTTGACGGCGACTATATCCTCTATTTTTGGGGCAATACCCTGAGGCAAGCTGGACAGTTGCCTGGAGATTTGATCGTGGCGACCGTCATGGCGAATTTGGGCTTTGAACGCGCCTGGAAACAGCTTGGCGGTTCTTTCGTCAGGACAGCCGTTGGCGATCAGTACGTACAGGCGGAAATGCTCCGGACTGGAGGAAAGCTGGGCGGCGAGCAATCAGGACATATCCTCTGCCACCATTACAGTCTCACTGGAGATGGCTTGCTGACCGCTTTACATATAGCAGCACTGGTGCATAGCACTGGGCAATCCCTCTCGGAACTGATCGATGGAAGCTTTCAGACTTATCCGCAGCTGCTGCGAAATGTGCGGGTGGAAGACCGCGAAAAGAGACGGCGCTGGCAAGAGTGCGACGCTGTGACAAATGCGATCGCTCAAGCGGAAGCAGCGATGGGAGACCAAGGAAGAATTTTAGTTCGCGCCTCTGGCACCGAACCCGTCATCCGAGTTATGGTGGAAGCCGCCAGTGCCGACTTAACAAATCACTGGACAGAACAGCTGGTTCTCGCCGTCGAACAACATCTGGCGTGA
- a CDS encoding Calvin cycle protein CP12 yields MSNIQDQIEQEREQARTVCDTKGAGSGECAAAWDAVEELQAEASHQRETKPKNSLERYCDANPGADECRVYEE; encoded by the coding sequence ATGAGCAACATCCAAGACCAAATTGAACAAGAGCGCGAGCAAGCCCGGACTGTGTGCGATACAAAGGGCGCAGGTTCCGGTGAGTGTGCCGCTGCCTGGGATGCCGTTGAAGAATTGCAAGCAGAAGCATCCCATCAGCGGGAAACCAAGCCGAAGAATTCTCTGGAGCGGTATTGTGACGCTAATCCAGGAGCCGATGAGTGCCGGGTCTACGAAGAATAA
- the hpsN gene encoding hormogonium polysaccharide biosynthesis glycosyltransferase HpsN — MKPLISVIIPTYGREEPLRDTLKDVLLQDYPAFEVLVVDQTATHQPETQAYLEELANSGKIRWFRVDWASLPGARNYAVRRAVGEIVLFLDDDVLLKPGYLEAHVRNYLERPEVGAVAGRVFDRMKLEDSGNKLTIEDLPPEAMDPGIAWYHIDLVHTVKPQRVLTARGCNMSFRREIFTKHGLHFDERFRGSAVREESDFCLRLRQTGYQIWYDPDADLVHLGEETGGCHDISTRSLQYQLTFYHNHFLLGLKNLTPSQCLRFFAKLFDCHVLGHPPCNKSGSPLKILTRFVSYTLGFFNALGTVIQSSWEDGQVYTRQDGIST; from the coding sequence GTGAAGCCTTTGATTTCGGTAATTATCCCCACTTACGGACGTGAAGAACCTTTGCGAGACACGCTCAAAGATGTCTTGCTGCAAGACTACCCAGCCTTTGAAGTGCTGGTGGTCGATCAAACCGCTACGCACCAGCCAGAAACTCAAGCGTATCTTGAGGAGTTGGCAAACAGCGGTAAAATTCGTTGGTTTCGCGTAGATTGGGCAAGTTTACCGGGTGCCCGAAATTATGCGGTACGGCGGGCAGTTGGGGAAATTGTGTTATTTCTGGATGATGATGTCTTGCTAAAGCCTGGATATTTAGAGGCTCATGTCCGCAATTATTTAGAGCGCCCGGAAGTGGGTGCGGTAGCGGGGCGAGTATTTGACCGGATGAAGTTGGAAGATTCCGGCAATAAGTTGACGATTGAGGATTTGCCCCCAGAAGCGATGGACCCTGGAATTGCTTGGTACCACATTGACTTAGTGCATACAGTGAAGCCGCAGCGCGTTCTCACTGCCAGAGGCTGCAATATGTCCTTCCGGCGAGAAATCTTTACCAAGCACGGACTGCATTTTGATGAGCGGTTTCGAGGTAGTGCGGTGCGCGAAGAGTCGGATTTTTGTCTGAGGTTGCGGCAGACGGGGTATCAGATTTGGTATGACCCCGATGCTGATTTAGTTCACCTAGGAGAAGAAACAGGCGGCTGTCACGATATTAGTACGCGATCGCTCCAGTACCAACTTACCTTCTATCACAACCACTTCCTGCTGGGACTTAAAAACCTTACCCCAAGTCAATGCCTGCGATTCTTCGCTAAGCTTTTTGACTGTCACGTACTGGGGCATCCTCCATGCAACAAAAGCGGCTCCCCGTTAAAAATTTTGACTCGCTTTGTCTCCTACACTTTAGGCTTTTTCAACGCACTTGGTACAGTTATCCAGTCAAGTTGGGAAGACGGTCAAGTTTATACTCGTCAAGATGGAATTTCAACGTAA
- a CDS encoding acyltransferase, which produces MTNNISAEKSQPLSQKYLEPSRWSRMNEFLLITLIGGIRRPLGTMLRRLLYPTILGRVGKALYIQSGVELLNASSIEVGDNVKILRDVRLNASGENSKISLGDLVCLDRGVDINVTERGNCNIVIGERTHISPYTCLGGPGHIKIGKFCLIASHVGIYANNHNFADPTVYIWNQGITCKGIVIEDDCWLGSGVKVLDGVTIGKGSVIGAGAVVTKDIPPYSVAVGVPARVISQRNSICEREIQQGILVADS; this is translated from the coding sequence ATGACTAATAACATAAGTGCGGAAAAATCCCAACCTTTATCACAAAAATATTTAGAACCTTCCCGATGGTCGCGGATGAACGAATTCCTCTTAATTACCTTAATAGGAGGAATTCGGCGACCGTTGGGTACGATGCTGCGAAGACTACTCTACCCAACAATTTTAGGTCGGGTAGGTAAAGCTCTATACATTCAAAGTGGAGTTGAATTGTTGAATGCTTCTTCTATTGAAGTTGGAGACAATGTCAAAATTCTTCGAGACGTTCGCCTAAACGCTAGCGGCGAAAACAGTAAGATTTCTCTGGGAGATTTAGTATGCCTCGATCGAGGCGTTGATATTAATGTTACCGAACGAGGTAACTGCAATATTGTAATTGGAGAACGAACGCATATTTCTCCCTACACCTGTTTAGGTGGCCCAGGTCATATCAAAATTGGCAAATTCTGTTTAATCGCATCACACGTAGGAATTTATGCCAACAATCATAACTTTGCAGATCCTACAGTTTATATCTGGAACCAAGGTATCACTTGCAAAGGAATTGTGATTGAAGATGACTGTTGGCTAGGCAGTGGAGTCAAAGTCTTGGATGGAGTCACCATTGGAAAGGGAAGCGTCATCGGCGCAGGCGCAGTTGTAACCAAAGATATTCCCCCTTACTCAGTTGCAGTTGGTGTTCCTGCTAGGGTTATTTCTCAGCGAAATAGCATTTGCGAACGCGAAATACAACAGGGAATTTTAGTTGCGGACTCTTAA
- a CDS encoding ATP-binding protein, producing the protein MPSPDASFTPHERVVAAKSEPQSQLRPPEPSPDWANRLLHRLSIRKKIGFGYALTLAVAIVGTAIGRTVGDYYYEDQSRENLERVHKETLLFNDLRFNVLEARNHQQQFISLISQPEVFREHYAHFIEHKAEVENRLSEIRALADRTNRRDLKQFLQNNQNPVESYFQQVESLLKKINELNLKTQDVSAAQQVLIAFTNNKVATEFDNFSEDVEILITNAHKAEEEAYEGLEKAEKVGTQVTIAAMLLSSAIATAIAIYTSRAIAHPIEAVTKVVTQANEEANFDLQAPVLTQDEVGVLAISFNTLIQRVANYTQELEFARQTLERRVAERTEELEGKNEQLEAVRAHLQELNAELVSQAGELSHTLHDLRQTQARLIQTEKMSSLGQMVAGVAHEINNPVNFIYGNLSHVSEYTQDLLALVDLYQQHYPNSAPEIQAQIQAFDLEFVADDLPKILSSMKMGTERIRQIVLSLRNFSRLDEADMKPVDIHEGIDSTLLILNHRLKRGIEVTKQYGELPLVECYPAQLNQVFMNILSNGIDALLEQSQQPSPQILIQTEIETENPGFVRVRIKDNGLGIPPDIQNKLFDPFFTTKPAGKGTGLGLAICAQIMEKHQGKIEVNSQLGKGTEFALVLPSKHPNAIALSSRLELEQANGRP; encoded by the coding sequence ATGCCATCTCCAGACGCTAGCTTTACCCCACACGAACGGGTCGTTGCTGCTAAGTCTGAGCCACAAAGCCAACTCAGACCCCCAGAACCTTCTCCAGACTGGGCAAACCGATTGCTCCATCGTCTCAGTATCCGAAAGAAAATTGGTTTTGGATATGCCCTAACTCTGGCTGTGGCGATTGTAGGAACCGCCATAGGACGTACGGTAGGAGATTATTACTATGAAGATCAATCTAGGGAGAATCTAGAGAGGGTACATAAGGAAACACTTCTTTTCAATGACTTGAGGTTTAACGTCCTAGAGGCACGAAACCACCAGCAACAATTTATTTCTTTAATATCGCAACCAGAGGTATTTAGGGAACACTATGCTCATTTCATTGAGCATAAAGCGGAGGTTGAGAATCGGCTATCTGAAATCAGAGCTTTAGCAGATAGAACTAATCGCCGGGATTTGAAGCAATTTCTTCAAAATAACCAGAATCCGGTAGAAAGTTACTTTCAGCAAGTAGAATCTCTCCTTAAAAAAATTAATGAGTTGAATTTAAAAACGCAGGATGTTTCAGCCGCACAGCAGGTACTGATCGCTTTTACGAATAATAAAGTAGCTACTGAGTTTGACAACTTTTCAGAAGACGTAGAAATCTTAATTACAAACGCTCACAAGGCAGAAGAAGAAGCCTATGAGGGTCTAGAAAAGGCAGAAAAGGTAGGAACCCAGGTTACGATCGCTGCCATGCTACTGTCGAGTGCGATCGCAACCGCGATCGCCATTTATACCAGTCGCGCGATCGCTCATCCGATTGAAGCAGTTACTAAAGTAGTGACTCAGGCGAATGAGGAAGCTAATTTTGACCTGCAAGCTCCTGTCCTTACTCAAGATGAAGTTGGAGTATTAGCGATTTCCTTCAACACCCTCATTCAACGAGTTGCAAATTATACTCAAGAATTGGAGTTCGCTCGCCAGACTTTGGAAAGACGGGTAGCAGAACGGACTGAAGAACTAGAGGGCAAAAATGAGCAGCTAGAAGCAGTTCGTGCTCATTTGCAAGAACTGAATGCTGAGTTAGTGTCTCAAGCTGGTGAACTCAGCCATACTTTGCACGATCTCCGGCAAACTCAAGCCCGTTTGATTCAAACGGAAAAAATGTCTAGTTTGGGTCAAATGGTAGCAGGAGTGGCTCATGAAATTAATAATCCAGTTAACTTTATCTACGGCAACTTGAGCCACGTCAGCGAGTACACGCAGGATTTACTCGCTCTGGTCGATCTTTACCAGCAACATTATCCCAACAGCGCCCCGGAAATCCAAGCTCAAATTCAAGCATTTGACCTGGAATTTGTCGCTGATGATTTGCCGAAAATACTCTCTTCGATGAAGATGGGAACTGAGCGCATCCGTCAAATCGTGCTGTCTTTGCGAAATTTCTCTCGCCTAGACGAAGCGGACATGAAACCAGTTGACATTCATGAAGGAATTGACAGCACTTTATTGATTCTCAACCATCGCCTTAAACGCGGCATTGAAGTAACTAAGCAATATGGAGAGTTGCCTTTAGTTGAGTGTTATCCAGCGCAACTGAACCAGGTATTTATGAATATTTTGAGCAATGGGATTGACGCCTTGCTTGAGCAAAGCCAGCAACCCAGCCCGCAGATTTTGATTCAGACGGAAATAGAAACAGAAAATCCCGGGTTTGTACGAGTGCGGATTAAAGATAACGGTCTCGGTATTCCCCCAGATATTCAAAACAAACTATTCGATCCTTTTTTCACGACTAAGCCTGCGGGAAAAGGTACTGGGCTAGGACTGGCAATTTGCGCCCAAATTATGGAAAAGCATCAAGGCAAAATTGAGGTGAATTCGCAGCTGGGGAAGGGAACTGAGTTTGCACTGGTCTTGCCCAGCAAACATCCGAATGCGATCGCACTCAGCAGCCGCCTTGAGCTAGAGCAAGCCAACGGCAGACCCTAA
- a CDS encoding DUF3177 family protein, whose amino-acid sequence MDNDNLWFRPLVWMDYRLALLFTVIIPLILLIWAFIQKADAMVRLLIIYWRVSSLLAITIYLMIAGWPISYVSSFFARLLIPISLWFWVDINDEIDDQPLRPLKLVLTAWRWAVSVYLTLGALAFLPFLSCAFSPGAIQKPFCDVWLEAPRMYKQYFHPSYTPRFLGFLAMVGLVIYVLYLSYFVLIRLGKEGRSAMEQ is encoded by the coding sequence ATGGACAATGACAACCTCTGGTTTCGACCGTTAGTTTGGATGGACTACCGACTAGCGCTACTATTTACTGTTATCATTCCGCTGATTCTGCTGATCTGGGCTTTTATCCAGAAAGCGGATGCAATGGTGCGCTTGTTAATCATCTACTGGCGGGTTTCTAGTCTGCTGGCGATTACAATTTACTTGATGATTGCTGGATGGCCTATTTCCTACGTGTCGTCTTTCTTTGCCCGCCTGTTGATTCCCATATCCCTCTGGTTTTGGGTGGATATTAACGATGAAATTGACGATCAACCACTGCGTCCTCTAAAGCTAGTGCTAACAGCGTGGCGTTGGGCTGTCAGTGTTTATTTAACATTGGGCGCTTTAGCTTTCCTTCCTTTCCTGTCTTGTGCATTTTCCCCAGGAGCAATCCAGAAACCATTTTGTGACGTTTGGTTAGAAGCACCTAGGATGTACAAACAGTATTTCCATCCCAGTTATACACCTCGATTTCTAGGCTTTTTGGCGATGGTGGGATTGGTGATTTATGTACTTTACTTGAGTTATTTTGTCTTGATCCGGCTGGGCAAGGAGGGACGCTCAGCAATGGAACAGTAA
- the hpsL gene encoding hormogonium polysaccharide biosynthesis protein HpsL yields the protein MPKSKLKSKKSKNTKQQSQTPTLSLKEQLAQKRKAQLARKEFTQFAFASVGIAAVLAIFLFLAAGPKAALASLAIPALGFSYKYPRKALWAFLLYLPINGTVTYWIGGGNPVFQLAKDGIYIPALIALVKDCQRKKLPILISKEIKPSLYILLVFSGLTLFLVNGFLQFSGGRSGQPFLQGVLGLKVFLGYVPLAFCAYYLIRTKKELLFLTRMHLVLAIICCILGFIQYSMLTSGRCAGTRGLVADALFKATLDAKCFVGGALVYSPEVGMIRLPGTFVSPWHWAWFLISNAFFTFATAFCDTSFFWRIGGLVGMALVFANAVISGQRIALSLVPVVFVLLLVLTGQVANLKRFIPVGVGLGVVLSIAAAANPALIQERIDSFVSRWNASPPQAFIVEQFNWAMKKQRGFLGRGLGTATNSTRIFGDAALVETYYPKVLYEIGPAGTLAFLVFVTCLTAITFKIYRSVKDKSLRSFGASFWVLILVLSYNTYWYPLDTEVAIYYWFFAGVIFKLPEIDKQEQEKRLAEEENDEAKTKKKGRRKSSGRRTVGKTSPVPAT from the coding sequence ATGCCGAAATCAAAGCTAAAATCCAAAAAGTCTAAAAATACAAAACAGCAGTCTCAAACGCCAACCCTAAGTCTTAAGGAGCAGTTAGCCCAAAAGCGCAAGGCGCAGCTGGCGCGAAAAGAATTCACTCAATTTGCCTTTGCCAGCGTGGGGATTGCCGCCGTTCTTGCTATCTTCCTGTTTCTCGCCGCTGGACCAAAAGCAGCCTTAGCCTCTTTAGCAATTCCGGCTCTGGGATTTTCCTACAAATATCCCCGTAAAGCCCTATGGGCATTCCTCCTTTACCTACCGATTAATGGCACCGTCACCTACTGGATTGGCGGCGGGAATCCTGTATTCCAGCTGGCTAAAGATGGAATCTATATTCCCGCATTGATTGCTCTAGTAAAGGACTGTCAAAGGAAAAAGCTACCCATCCTGATTTCCAAAGAGATCAAGCCGAGCTTGTACATTCTGTTAGTCTTTTCTGGGCTGACGCTGTTTCTTGTTAACGGCTTCCTACAATTTTCGGGCGGTAGGTCGGGACAACCCTTTTTGCAGGGAGTTTTGGGTCTAAAAGTTTTTCTGGGGTATGTTCCCCTGGCTTTTTGTGCCTACTATCTGATTCGGACAAAAAAGGAATTGCTCTTCCTGACACGAATGCATCTGGTTCTCGCCATCATCTGCTGTATCCTTGGCTTTATTCAGTACTCGATGCTGACTAGCGGTAGATGTGCTGGTACCAGAGGACTGGTTGCTGATGCTTTATTTAAGGCAACCCTGGATGCCAAGTGTTTTGTCGGTGGCGCTTTGGTTTACAGCCCGGAAGTCGGGATGATTCGCTTACCAGGTACGTTTGTCTCTCCTTGGCACTGGGCATGGTTCCTGATTTCCAACGCCTTTTTTACCTTTGCAACTGCCTTCTGTGACACTTCGTTTTTCTGGCGGATTGGTGGTTTAGTCGGTATGGCACTTGTCTTTGCCAATGCGGTGATTTCTGGTCAAAGAATTGCCCTGTCGCTGGTTCCCGTTGTCTTCGTACTGCTGCTGGTGCTTACAGGACAAGTAGCGAACCTCAAACGGTTTATCCCCGTTGGAGTCGGGCTAGGTGTGGTGTTGAGTATCGCCGCCGCTGCCAACCCAGCTTTAATTCAGGAGCGGATCGATAGTTTTGTCAGCCGCTGGAATGCTTCACCTCCCCAAGCATTTATTGTGGAGCAATTTAATTGGGCAATGAAGAAACAGCGGGGATTTTTGGGACGCGGTTTGGGAACGGCTACCAATTCCACCCGAATTTTTGGTGATGCAGCGCTGGTTGAAACTTACTACCCTAAGGTTCTATACGAAATTGGCCCGGCAGGCACGTTGGCGTTTCTAGTTTTCGTGACTTGCTTGACAGCGATTACTTTCAAAATTTACCGCTCGGTGAAAGACAAAAGTTTACGCAGTTTTGGTGCCAGTTTTTGGGTTTTGATTTTAGTGCTAAGTTATAACACTTACTGGTATCCCTTGGATACCGAGGTGGCAATTTATTACTGGTTTTTTGCCGGTGTTATTTTTAAATTGCCAGAAATAGATAAGCAGGAACAAGAGAAGCGATTGGCAGAGGAGGAAAATGATGAGGCTAAAACGAAGAAGAAAGGACGCCGCAAATCATCTGGAAGGCGTACTGTCGGTAAAACAAGCCCGGTACCTGCCACATAA